In Pseudomonas alcaliphila JAB1, a single window of DNA contains:
- a CDS encoding DNA-binding domain-containing protein codes for MSLIALQTAFETYLTGDSALPSNELLEQIRGSTALSALEGLQIYHNAYRSRLLAVLREDFPALLHWIGNESFEQLALAYLAAWPPRHFSIRWLGEKLPEFISSYVEEPQLSPMRELAELEWAFTLAFDAQDVEALSLETMSDFSAEDWISLRVSLTASARWLQLQYNTLELWKAAKSGSLLPDITRLPTNLACLVWRHELVCQYRSLEPAEASALQFLIEGGSFAELCESLSATHGEQAPLQAATWLKLWVNDGLLKRGQLLHE; via the coding sequence TTGAGCCTGATCGCCCTACAGACTGCATTTGAAACTTACCTGACAGGTGACAGTGCCCTGCCCTCCAACGAGCTTTTGGAGCAGATCCGAGGTAGCACAGCGCTGAGTGCTCTCGAAGGCCTGCAGATCTACCACAACGCTTACCGTTCGCGCCTGCTTGCGGTCTTGCGAGAAGACTTCCCTGCCCTGCTTCACTGGATCGGCAACGAATCATTCGAGCAGCTCGCACTGGCCTACTTGGCCGCCTGGCCACCACGACATTTCAGCATTCGCTGGCTGGGCGAGAAGCTGCCCGAGTTCATTAGCAGCTACGTCGAAGAACCCCAACTATCGCCGATGCGCGAACTCGCGGAACTGGAATGGGCCTTTACACTGGCCTTCGACGCTCAGGATGTCGAAGCGCTTTCGCTGGAGACCATGAGTGATTTTTCGGCTGAAGACTGGATTTCACTCAGGGTTTCCCTGACTGCATCTGCCCGGTGGTTGCAGCTGCAGTACAACACGCTGGAGTTGTGGAAAGCCGCCAAGTCCGGCAGCTTGCTGCCTGATATTACCCGCCTGCCAACGAACCTAGCCTGTCTTGTTTGGCGTCATGAACTCGTCTGCCAGTACCGGAGCCTGGAGCCAGCGGAGGCTTCGGCATTGCAGTTTCTCATCGAGGGCGGATCGTTCGCTGAACTCTGCGAGTCGTTGAGCGCCACGCATGGCGAGCAAGCTCCCTTGCAAGCCGCGACCTGGTTGAAGTTGTGGGTCAACGACGGTTTGCTAAAGCGCGGCCAGCTATTACACGAATGA
- a CDS encoding heavy metal-associated domain-containing protein: MFSLSVAGMGCGSCVSKITKAIQALDQDARVEVDRAAGKVTVESTESAESIRELIQELGYSAQVSA; encoded by the coding sequence ATGTTTAGTCTGAGTGTTGCGGGGATGGGCTGTGGCAGTTGCGTGAGCAAAATCACGAAGGCCATTCAAGCTCTGGATCAGGATGCACGAGTAGAAGTGGATCGAGCGGCCGGCAAGGTCACCGTTGAGAGCACAGAAAGTGCCGAATCGATCCGCGAACTCATCCAGGAGCTTGGCTATTCGGCCCAGGTCAGCGCTTGA
- a CDS encoding UvrD-helicase domain-containing protein: protein MPPEIDLFAIERGSITAPAGCGKTQLIAETLIAHTQSKPILVLTHTNAGVAALRARLRRAGVPNSAYRVSTIDGFSMRLIAKFPARSGHNPQILQLHQPNTDYPAIREAAMQLLQAGHLAQPLRATYARLLVDEYQDCNVVQHAIVSGLAQVLPTCVLGDPMQAIFSFRGNRLVHWANEVQPLFPAAGELRIPWRWRLAGAENLGQWLLAIRQQLQAGQPVDLRTAPAEVRWVQLNAGTEVQQRLVAARTEAPNAQGSVLIIGDSINVQGRHQLTSQTPGAMAVEAVDLRDLVNFARNFDLQGANALAQLVEFASSVMTGVGAANLRTRVESLRAGRARTPPTAAEAAAIDFVAAPTLGQALRVIDTLAEQHGARVYRPEVLYCCRSAMQAVVGGAADFLSAAIQARERNRHLARPIARRSVGSTLLLKGLEADVSVVLHPELMTPQNLYVALTRGARHVVVCSPTPILTPVVNG, encoded by the coding sequence GTGCCCCCTGAGATTGATCTTTTCGCTATCGAGCGTGGCTCCATAACGGCCCCCGCAGGTTGTGGAAAAACGCAATTGATTGCCGAGACGCTCATCGCGCATACGCAGAGCAAACCCATCCTCGTCTTGACACATACGAACGCCGGCGTTGCGGCCTTACGGGCGCGCCTGAGACGAGCCGGTGTTCCTAACTCCGCATATCGAGTCTCCACCATTGACGGATTCTCGATGCGCCTGATCGCTAAGTTCCCAGCGCGAAGCGGCCATAACCCGCAGATCCTACAGCTGCATCAACCCAATACTGACTACCCGGCAATTCGGGAGGCCGCCATGCAGTTGTTGCAGGCCGGTCACCTCGCTCAGCCCCTTCGCGCCACCTATGCACGGTTGCTTGTCGACGAGTACCAAGACTGCAACGTCGTCCAGCACGCCATCGTGTCTGGTTTGGCCCAGGTGCTTCCGACCTGCGTGCTCGGTGACCCGATGCAAGCCATATTCAGCTTCCGTGGCAATCGACTGGTGCATTGGGCGAATGAGGTGCAACCCCTGTTTCCCGCAGCGGGAGAGTTGAGGATACCGTGGCGCTGGCGGCTGGCTGGAGCTGAGAACCTCGGGCAGTGGCTGCTCGCCATAAGGCAACAACTTCAAGCTGGTCAGCCGGTGGATCTGCGCACGGCTCCAGCAGAAGTGCGTTGGGTGCAGCTAAACGCCGGAACCGAAGTTCAGCAGCGACTGGTGGCCGCGAGAACCGAAGCTCCCAACGCTCAGGGTAGCGTCCTCATCATCGGGGACTCCATCAACGTGCAAGGTCGCCATCAGCTCACGAGCCAGACACCCGGTGCCATGGCCGTAGAAGCCGTCGACCTGAGAGATCTCGTCAACTTCGCCAGGAACTTTGACTTGCAGGGTGCCAATGCTCTGGCACAACTTGTGGAGTTTGCTTCCAGCGTAATGACGGGGGTAGGTGCAGCAAACCTGCGAACGCGCGTGGAGTCGCTGCGTGCAGGAAGGGCCCGAACGCCTCCGACCGCGGCCGAGGCTGCGGCGATCGATTTCGTAGCAGCGCCAACATTGGGGCAAGCGCTCCGTGTGATCGATACGCTCGCTGAGCAGCACGGGGCACGTGTATACCGACCGGAGGTTCTGTACTGCTGCCGGTCTGCAATGCAAGCGGTGGTGGGAGGTGCTGCCGACTTTCTGAGTGCAGCCATTCAAGCGCGAGAGCGCAATAGACACCTTGCCCGACCGATCGCAAGACGCTCTGTAGGCAGCACATTACTTCTCAAGGGGCTGGAGGCGGATGTCTCGGTTGTCCTGCATCCTGAGCTTATGACCCCCCAGAATCTATACGTCGCACTGACGAGGGGCGCAAGGCATGTCGTGGTGTGTTCACCAACCCCCATCCTTACGCCCGTGGTAAACGGCTGA
- a CDS encoding ATP-binding protein: MARIRRLQISNFRSIQALDWVPAPGINCLIGPGDSGKSSILDAIDLCVGARRGGTFGDMDFFALNVDVPITISVALGDLPLSLMDIDVYGEFLRGFHPGTGEVEDEPRAGLETVITLRLQVGADLEPVWTLFSERAEQQQLERTLPWKERAALAPARIGSFASSNLSWSRGSVLNRLTDERAELGAELARAARQARANFGNQAAEHLTQTLEVVQRTAQHLGVSVGAMPQALLDAHSVSIGEGAIALHSETGIPLRSLGTGSSRLLVAGLQRAAASAAPIALVDEVEYGLEPHRLMRFLDSLGAKDAAAPLQVFMTTHSPVALRELSGSQLFVVRSAPQRHSVMPAGEANEVQSTLRKDPEAFLAKSIIVCEGASEVGFARGLDQWWVSLGATSFLAHGGAYVDAGGGSPDNSLIRGTALLNLGYRVMVFVDADKPSTAGLAEAFLAAGGQILTWRPGLTLEDEIFRHLSEQALDALLAKAETIVGAELMNAHIQTKSQGRVTLNDIRAKRLVDGYSPERRELLGTASRIRNSGWFKSLTTYQEVARDIVGPSLQNAEPGFMAVTNQLWTFTSAP, encoded by the coding sequence GTGGCCCGCATTCGCCGACTGCAAATTAGCAACTTCCGGTCTATCCAGGCGCTCGACTGGGTGCCGGCCCCCGGAATTAACTGCCTCATTGGTCCGGGTGACAGTGGGAAGTCCAGCATCCTGGACGCGATTGACCTTTGCGTCGGCGCCCGCCGAGGCGGCACGTTCGGCGACATGGACTTCTTCGCATTAAACGTCGATGTACCCATCACCATCAGCGTGGCGCTTGGCGATCTGCCGTTATCGCTGATGGATATCGATGTCTACGGCGAGTTCTTGCGTGGATTCCATCCCGGTACGGGGGAAGTCGAAGACGAACCGCGAGCGGGGCTGGAGACCGTCATCACCTTGCGTCTGCAAGTTGGTGCCGATTTGGAGCCTGTTTGGACACTTTTCTCCGAGCGCGCGGAGCAGCAGCAACTTGAACGCACTCTTCCCTGGAAAGAACGAGCGGCACTAGCGCCCGCCCGTATCGGCAGCTTTGCGAGCTCGAACCTGTCGTGGAGTCGTGGCTCAGTGCTCAATCGACTTACCGATGAGCGCGCCGAGCTTGGTGCTGAACTGGCGCGCGCCGCTAGGCAAGCAAGAGCGAACTTTGGCAATCAAGCAGCCGAACATCTGACCCAGACGCTTGAGGTCGTGCAACGCACAGCACAGCATCTTGGCGTTTCGGTCGGGGCTATGCCTCAGGCGCTCCTTGACGCACATTCTGTGTCGATTGGCGAGGGGGCGATCGCGCTGCACAGTGAAACAGGTATTCCGCTGCGCTCCCTTGGCACGGGCTCGTCACGCTTGCTAGTGGCAGGGCTTCAAAGGGCTGCGGCCAGCGCCGCGCCAATTGCCCTGGTTGATGAGGTGGAATACGGGCTTGAACCTCATCGGCTCATGCGATTCCTGGACTCGCTGGGTGCAAAGGACGCTGCCGCTCCGTTGCAAGTGTTCATGACGACGCACTCGCCGGTCGCGCTGCGCGAGCTGTCCGGCAGCCAGTTATTCGTTGTTCGGTCAGCACCTCAGCGCCACAGTGTTATGCCAGCTGGGGAAGCCAACGAGGTACAAAGTACCCTTCGGAAGGACCCCGAAGCATTCCTCGCCAAATCCATCATCGTTTGCGAGGGGGCCAGCGAGGTTGGCTTCGCGCGTGGCCTTGACCAATGGTGGGTCAGTCTTGGCGCTACCTCATTCCTGGCCCATGGCGGCGCGTATGTGGACGCCGGCGGGGGAAGCCCCGATAACAGTCTTATCCGGGGAACAGCACTTCTGAACTTGGGTTACCGCGTGATGGTTTTTGTAGATGCCGACAAGCCTTCGACCGCGGGGCTCGCTGAAGCATTCTTGGCCGCCGGCGGGCAAATTCTTACATGGCGACCAGGCCTCACGTTGGAGGACGAGATCTTCCGCCATCTCAGTGAGCAAGCACTCGATGCACTTCTGGCGAAAGCCGAAACAATAGTGGGTGCAGAGCTGATGAACGCACACATTCAGACGAAGTCCCAAGGCCGCGTGACGCTGAACGATATCCGAGCCAAGCGACTCGTGGATGGGTACTCACCTGAGAGACGAGAGCTGCTGGGAACCGCATCCCGTATCCGCAACAGCGGCTGGTTCAAGTCGCTGACAACCTATCAGGAGGTTGCAAGGGACATCGTCGGTCCGTCTTTACAGAACGCCGAACCGGGCTTCATGGCAGTCACGAATCAGCTCTGGACGTTTACAAGTGCCCCCTGA
- a CDS encoding heavy metal translocating P-type ATPase, translating into MQKTSCHHDQGHAHHSHGHPESPRDPVCGMEVKSDSPYQENFEGRAYRFCSTKCQEKFQAAPHQYMSHQSHAGHHQHAAPPEYSTQAGLGAEYTCPMHPEIRQPSPGNCPICGMTLEPVIPELEDEENPELKDFSRRFWWTLPLTVIVTVLAMAGHSLQLFHGTSQNWVELVLATPVTLWGGWVFFTRGIDSIRQRSPNMWTLIGLGTAAAYLYSVAATLVPQWFPAAFVQDGRIGVYFEAASVIISLTLLGQMLELKARSQTSAAIKSLLGLAPKTARRIRPDGQEEDIPLTHVHQGDHLRVRPGEKVPVDGTVLEGESAVDESMLTGEPVPVTKRAGDTLIGATLNTHGSLVMEAQKVGAETMLSQIVQMVAKAQRSKAPMQRMADAVAGYFVVGVILIAILTFFCWGVFGPESGWVFGLINAVAVLIIACPCALGLATPMSVMVATGKAASSGVLFRDASAIENLCKIDTLIVDKTGTLTQGRPAFHSAEGTGPFDSVEVLRLAASLDQGSEHPLAHAIVDHAREQGLALVKPETFESGSGIGVRGQVDGHQLQLGNTALMEEAGVDITPLRNRAEQLRLEGISIIYLAVDGRLAGLLAVSDPIKPTSQQAVAQLQNADVKVIMATGDGLTTARAVAKQLGIEEVHGEVKPQDKEKLVAELQSYGRRVAMAGDGINDAPALARADVGIAMGTGTDVAMNSAQVTLVKGDLMGILRARTLSVATVKNMRQNLAFAFLYNAMGIPLAAGLLYPLTGHLLSPLIAALAMSVSSASVVFNALRLKATDVG; encoded by the coding sequence ATGCAAAAGACCTCCTGCCATCATGACCAGGGCCATGCACATCACTCGCACGGCCATCCAGAGAGCCCACGCGATCCGGTGTGTGGCATGGAGGTCAAATCTGATAGTCCTTACCAGGAGAACTTTGAGGGAAGGGCCTATCGGTTCTGCAGTACAAAATGCCAGGAGAAGTTCCAGGCAGCCCCTCATCAGTACATGAGCCATCAATCGCATGCCGGGCACCACCAGCATGCCGCTCCGCCAGAGTACTCAACTCAGGCAGGACTGGGGGCTGAATACACCTGCCCGATGCATCCCGAGATTCGCCAACCGAGCCCTGGCAACTGCCCGATCTGTGGGATGACGCTCGAACCCGTCATTCCAGAGCTGGAGGACGAAGAAAATCCGGAGCTGAAAGACTTTTCGCGACGGTTCTGGTGGACCCTGCCATTGACCGTCATCGTGACCGTGCTGGCGATGGCTGGTCATTCCTTGCAGCTGTTCCATGGAACATCCCAGAACTGGGTTGAGCTGGTTCTGGCAACGCCCGTGACGCTTTGGGGTGGCTGGGTATTTTTCACTCGCGGAATAGACTCCATCCGGCAACGCAGCCCTAATATGTGGACCCTGATCGGATTAGGAACTGCAGCCGCCTACCTCTACAGCGTGGCAGCCACCCTGGTGCCGCAGTGGTTCCCGGCGGCCTTCGTTCAGGATGGACGCATCGGCGTCTACTTCGAGGCCGCCTCGGTGATCATCTCGCTCACGCTGTTGGGCCAGATGCTCGAACTCAAAGCCCGCTCGCAGACCTCTGCCGCCATTAAGTCACTGCTGGGATTGGCCCCCAAGACTGCCCGGCGCATCAGGCCTGACGGCCAGGAAGAAGATATTCCGCTGACCCACGTCCATCAGGGTGACCACTTGCGTGTCCGGCCGGGCGAAAAAGTCCCGGTGGATGGCACCGTGCTGGAGGGCGAGAGCGCTGTCGACGAGTCGATGCTCACCGGCGAGCCGGTGCCCGTCACCAAGCGGGCAGGGGATACCCTCATCGGTGCCACCCTGAACACCCACGGCAGCCTGGTGATGGAAGCGCAGAAGGTGGGCGCCGAAACCATGTTGTCGCAGATCGTCCAGATGGTGGCTAAGGCCCAGCGTTCCAAGGCGCCCATGCAGCGTATGGCCGATGCCGTGGCAGGGTATTTCGTGGTGGGGGTGATCCTGATCGCGATCCTGACATTTTTTTGCTGGGGGGTGTTCGGGCCGGAATCAGGTTGGGTATTTGGCCTGATCAACGCTGTGGCCGTACTGATCATTGCCTGCCCATGCGCCCTGGGCTTGGCAACGCCGATGTCGGTCATGGTCGCGACCGGCAAGGCCGCCAGCAGCGGTGTGTTGTTCCGCGATGCCAGCGCTATCGAGAACCTCTGCAAAATCGACACCTTGATCGTCGACAAGACCGGGACACTGACGCAGGGGCGGCCGGCCTTTCATAGTGCAGAGGGAACCGGGCCGTTCGACTCGGTCGAGGTTCTGCGCTTGGCCGCAAGCCTCGACCAGGGCAGCGAGCATCCGCTGGCGCATGCCATTGTCGATCATGCGCGTGAACAGGGTCTTGCCCTGGTGAAACCGGAGACCTTCGAATCTGGCTCAGGTATTGGTGTACGCGGACAGGTCGATGGCCATCAACTGCAGCTTGGGAACACAGCGTTGATGGAGGAGGCGGGCGTCGATATTACTCCGCTGCGTAACCGTGCAGAGCAACTGCGCCTGGAGGGCATCAGCATCATCTATCTGGCCGTCGATGGTCGCCTGGCGGGTCTCCTGGCCGTTTCCGATCCAATCAAACCGACCTCCCAACAGGCTGTTGCTCAACTCCAGAACGCTGACGTGAAGGTCATCATGGCCACTGGCGATGGCCTCACCACAGCAAGAGCCGTGGCGAAGCAGTTAGGCATCGAGGAGGTGCATGGCGAGGTGAAACCGCAGGACAAGGAGAAATTAGTCGCCGAACTGCAGAGCTATGGCCGGCGTGTTGCCATGGCGGGCGACGGCATCAACGATGCGCCGGCCTTGGCCAGGGCCGACGTAGGCATCGCTATGGGCACGGGCACCGACGTGGCGATGAACAGCGCCCAAGTGACCCTGGTCAAGGGAGACCTGATGGGCATCCTGCGGGCGCGCACCTTGTCGGTGGCCACGGTGAAGAACATGAGGCAGAACCTTGCCTTTGCATTCCTCTACAACGCGATGGGAATCCCGCTAGCGGCCGGGCTGCTGTATCCGCTGACAGGACATCTTCTGTCGCCCTTGATCGCTGCTCTGGCAATGAGCGTCAGTTCAGCCTCGGTGGTTTTCAATGCGCTTAGGTTGAAAGCAACGGACGTTGGCTAG
- a CDS encoding DUF2933 domain-containing protein: protein MDHTHHTGTTEPPFWKSKIGIALIMLAVIGIFYVAREHYGHLSQALPYLILLLCPLMHLFGHNHGGHSHSSGAAVSKDEDRK, encoded by the coding sequence ATGGATCACACGCACCACACTGGCACTACGGAACCACCTTTTTGGAAGAGCAAGATTGGCATCGCACTGATCATGCTGGCCGTAATCGGCATCTTCTATGTCGCGCGCGAGCATTACGGTCATCTTTCGCAGGCTTTGCCATACCTCATCCTGCTGCTATGCCCGCTGATGCATCTGTTTGGCCACAATCATGGCGGGCACTCCCACTCCAGCGGAGCCGCAGTTTCCAAGGACGAGGATAGGAAGTAA
- a CDS encoding cupredoxin family protein, which produces MKRLPLKSLSLITTVGLLFSAANAMASPGHNKDSIGQSGDSQAVDRTIEVRMGDIFFEPKAMEIKAGETVRFVLLNEGALLHEFNLGKAASHAAHQKEMAAMFQNGTLSPTAAHDMSKMDHAMGGMKMVGMEHDDPNSVLVEPGAREELIWTFSDATDLEFACNVPGHYQSGMVGKVTVR; this is translated from the coding sequence ATGAAACGCCTACCCCTCAAATCCCTTTCTTTGATCACCACCGTGGGTTTGCTATTCAGCGCAGCCAACGCGATGGCCAGCCCGGGCCACAACAAAGACAGCATCGGCCAGTCGGGAGATAGTCAGGCAGTAGATCGCACCATCGAGGTACGGATGGGGGACATCTTCTTTGAACCCAAGGCAATGGAAATCAAGGCGGGCGAGACGGTTCGCTTCGTACTGCTGAACGAGGGAGCCCTGCTGCACGAGTTCAACCTTGGCAAAGCGGCATCCCATGCTGCGCATCAGAAAGAGATGGCTGCGATGTTTCAGAACGGCACGCTGTCCCCGACTGCAGCGCATGACATGAGCAAAATGGACCACGCCATGGGCGGCATGAAGATGGTCGGCATGGAGCACGACGATCCCAACAGCGTTCTGGTCGAGCCAGGTGCACGCGAAGAGCTGATCTGGACCTTCTCCGACGCTACTGATCTGGAGTTCGCCTGCAATGTTCCTGGACATTATCAGTCGGGAATGGTCGGTAAGGTGACCGTACGCTGA
- a CDS encoding co-regulatory protein PtrA N-terminal domain-containing protein produces MKSLKPLLLVGSLLLSSMAWAEGGSDRVFERIQQMRDKAETLLIQAEKAPASERHVHMQEHMRMLENIMSQLHDEHPAPGMSTEEHMAWMEKHDELVDDVLAQMIREHKLMMADKECHR; encoded by the coding sequence ATGAAATCGCTGAAACCTTTGCTTCTGGTTGGTTCGCTACTGCTGTCTTCTATGGCTTGGGCCGAAGGGGGCAGCGACCGTGTATTCGAACGCATCCAGCAGATGCGCGACAAAGCAGAAACTTTGCTGATCCAGGCGGAGAAGGCCCCAGCCAGCGAGCGACATGTGCACATGCAGGAGCACATGAGAATGCTCGAAAACATTATGAGTCAGCTGCACGACGAACATCCTGCTCCGGGTATGTCGACCGAAGAGCATATGGCCTGGATGGAAAAGCATGACGAGCTGGTAGACGACGTGCTGGCTCAAATGATCCGCGAGCACAAGCTGATGATGGCCGACAAAGAGTGCCATCGATAA
- a CDS encoding heavy metal response regulator transcription factor: MKLLVAEDEPKTGAYLQQGLTEAGFNVDRVMTGTDALQHALSEPYDLLILDVMMPGLDGWEVLRMVRAAGKDVPVLFLTARDGVEDRVKGLELGADDYLIKPFAFSELLARVRTLLRRGNGSPTQSTMKIADLEVDLMKRRAIRGGKRIDLTAKEFSLLELLLRRRGEVLPKSLIASQVWDMNFDSDTNVIEVAVRRLRAKIDDDFDLKLIHTARGMGYMMDAPE, translated from the coding sequence ATGAAACTACTGGTAGCTGAAGATGAACCCAAAACCGGTGCATATCTGCAGCAAGGCCTCACCGAAGCGGGATTCAATGTCGACCGGGTTATGACAGGTACGGATGCCTTGCAGCACGCGCTGAGCGAGCCCTATGACCTGCTGATCCTGGATGTGATGATGCCGGGGCTGGACGGATGGGAAGTGCTGCGCATGGTGCGCGCCGCCGGAAAAGACGTCCCAGTGCTGTTCCTGACCGCACGCGATGGCGTGGAGGATCGTGTTAAAGGGTTGGAACTGGGCGCGGATGACTACCTGATCAAGCCATTTGCTTTCTCAGAGCTTCTGGCCAGGGTCAGAACGCTGCTGCGCCGAGGCAATGGCTCACCCACGCAAAGCACCATGAAAATTGCCGATCTCGAAGTCGATCTGATGAAGCGGCGCGCGATCCGGGGTGGGAAAAGAATTGACCTGACGGCGAAGGAGTTTTCACTGCTGGAACTGCTACTGCGCCGGCGCGGCGAAGTGCTCCCGAAATCGCTGATTGCTTCGCAGGTTTGGGACATGAACTTCGACAGCGACACCAACGTCATTGAGGTCGCTGTCCGTCGGCTGCGCGCCAAGATCGATGACGATTTCGATCTCAAGCTGATCCATACCGCCCGCGGCATGGGGTACATGATGGATGCGCCGGAGTGA
- a CDS encoding heavy metal sensor histidine kinase gives MKHLSLTARMSLMFMSAVIAVLTLAGLSFNMLSQHHFKMLDRQALVEKLESAKHILNNARSGASLSEELPQLRALLGAHQDLAATILASDGAVLFSDPRAVEVPERFRLADEQSMWEWQKDEHMYRGMTAQISVTDQPEPLTALLILDVTNHTHFFDTLQRWFWIGLVISALVSAALGWVVARSGLRPLRQVTRVATGMSARSLQERIPLEPVPQELQQLVLSFNAMLARLEEAFIRLSNFSADIAHELRTPVSNLMTHTEVVLSKKRDINAYEENLYSNLEELKRMSRMIDDMLFLAKADNGLIIPEQARIELADVIFKLFDYYHLLAEERGIELSLTGKGQVLGDRLMLDRALSNLLSNALRYTPAGKRISVLIRQTADSTTFSIENPGNTISSEHLEKLFDRFYRVDPARREGSPSNAGLGLAITRSIIEAHKGRIWCTSAAGLTGFHIELPHPS, from the coding sequence ATGAAGCACCTCTCGCTGACCGCCCGCATGAGCTTGATGTTCATGTCCGCGGTGATTGCCGTCCTGACACTAGCGGGGCTGAGTTTCAACATGCTCAGCCAGCACCACTTCAAGATGCTGGACCGGCAGGCCCTGGTGGAAAAACTCGAATCAGCCAAACATATTCTCAACAATGCTCGCAGCGGAGCTAGCCTCTCCGAGGAGTTACCGCAGTTGCGAGCCTTACTGGGGGCGCATCAGGATCTGGCCGCAACCATCCTGGCCAGCGACGGCGCAGTGCTCTTTTCCGACCCCAGAGCAGTCGAAGTGCCCGAACGTTTCAGGCTAGCCGATGAGCAGAGCATGTGGGAGTGGCAGAAAGACGAGCACATGTACCGGGGCATGACGGCTCAAATCTCTGTGACAGACCAACCCGAACCGCTTACAGCTCTGCTGATTCTCGATGTCACCAATCACACACACTTTTTCGACACGCTGCAGCGATGGTTCTGGATTGGATTGGTCATCAGTGCCTTGGTCAGTGCAGCGCTTGGCTGGGTGGTTGCTCGCAGTGGCCTCAGGCCGCTGCGACAGGTCACTCGCGTGGCCACCGGGATGTCCGCCCGTTCATTGCAGGAACGGATTCCTCTTGAGCCGGTGCCACAGGAACTTCAGCAGTTGGTACTGTCCTTCAACGCGATGCTGGCCCGACTTGAAGAGGCCTTCATTCGACTCTCCAATTTCTCCGCGGACATCGCACACGAGCTGCGCACGCCCGTAAGCAACCTGATGACCCACACTGAAGTCGTGCTGAGCAAGAAGCGTGATATCAATGCCTACGAGGAGAATCTGTACTCGAACCTGGAGGAATTGAAGCGCATGTCTCGCATGATCGATGACATGCTGTTCCTGGCCAAGGCTGATAATGGCCTGATCATCCCAGAGCAGGCCAGGATCGAACTGGCTGACGTAATCTTCAAACTGTTTGACTACTACCACCTCCTGGCCGAAGAGCGCGGCATTGAACTTTCGCTCACAGGCAAAGGCCAAGTGCTAGGAGATCGGCTGATGCTTGATCGAGCGCTGTCCAACTTGCTGTCCAATGCGCTGCGTTACACGCCGGCGGGAAAGAGAATTTCGGTTCTGATCCGCCAGACAGCGGACTCAACTACCTTCAGCATCGAGAACCCAGGGAACACAATCAGCTCGGAGCATCTAGAGAAACTCTTCGACCGCTTTTACCGGGTAGACCCTGCTCGACGCGAAGGTAGCCCGAGCAATGCCGGGCTCGGGCTTGCCATCACCCGATCCATAATCGAGGCTCACAAAGGCCGCATTTGGTGTACTTCAGCGGCTGGTCTCACGGGCTTTCACATTGAACTCCCCCATCCCAGCTGA
- a CDS encoding DUF6088 family protein, with product MASIKPGAIQFRVARGFYIAAVETRFGARKLAPEMIIRSLANVQSELIVATGASVANKWGLTTQVPVRYVFLTTGRSRVLQVGKTTVSIRHAPRWLMALGATGAGDAIRALDWLGKASVGDAVSKLHKLLPESEWRALVSAHRSLPAWMAKAICARSNCT from the coding sequence ATGGCCTCCATAAAACCCGGTGCGATTCAGTTTCGTGTTGCTCGGGGCTTTTATATTGCTGCAGTCGAAACTCGGTTCGGCGCGCGCAAACTGGCACCGGAGATGATCATCCGCTCATTGGCAAATGTGCAGAGTGAGCTGATAGTCGCCACTGGGGCTAGCGTCGCCAATAAATGGGGGCTGACAACACAGGTTCCTGTTCGGTATGTCTTCCTAACCACCGGACGTTCTAGGGTGCTTCAGGTTGGCAAGACCACCGTATCGATTCGGCATGCGCCTCGATGGCTGATGGCTCTTGGCGCTACTGGAGCGGGGGATGCCATTCGAGCATTGGATTGGCTGGGCAAGGCAAGCGTAGGTGATGCCGTTTCAAAGCTTCATAAACTACTACCCGAGAGCGAATGGCGGGCTCTAGTGTCAGCTCACCGCTCATTGCCTGCCTGGATGGCGAAAGCCATCTGCGCTCGGTCGAATTGCACCTGA